In Fusarium falciforme chromosome 10, complete sequence, a single genomic region encodes these proteins:
- a CDS encoding Beta-N-acetylhexosaminidase, whose product MRLSLLTLSTFVVLSAASILPGIPTANFVPRKHAKAVEFSSFTSIIVDAKYANVRDNNGQTLIPPSLAEFAETFADDLSSLGFKLSTRVGTKPRSGTIFLTLGRTSDYLDVAGREISEGYSIDIDKSITVRGASPLGVWWGTRTILQQILLTDAKLLSGSIHDSPGWGSRGMMVSLLDAARQYYPPDFLVELCSYMSFFKQNTLHLHLSDNLWNNPELFDFEEQMRLYATFRLYSDDPRVKGLNKRPEESYTRQVFDDIQSKCAARGVTILPEIEAPGHALVFSQWKPQIGMSSDYTLLNITHPETIPAVKTVWKVFLPWFHSKTVSIGADEYRDSSLDENALTAEYERFVNELNHFITQESGKKVRIWGTFPPSSGSNVDKSVSIQHWANFEAHAVTDWLANDYNVLNSGDDLYVVSKWSAGYPQVLNQTFIFHGSPDGSAFAPNIFDPANETENTARDDPRIEGHIAPLWTDWGPNSTTVLEAYYSWRDGLPALADKQWGGKLTEQEYPSLFGTLQPFVPNQNLDRRIHSNAPTILEYDFSHSGPHGLVKDRSGNGYDAKSSCKGSKGGVRLSPSCKVTTPLSSKGRDYTFSFSINPTSGSPGPIFTGPDSSLWVGHGSTTNVTLVADDSAYTLNYTFPLNKWTKAKLIGKGSRTFLAVDGLDPMEFLTKIGIRGRRYVWDKIAVEAPLNVFGGGDFEGILGYVKLEDYA is encoded by the exons ATGCGTCTCTCCCTCTTAACCCTCTCGACTTTTGTCGTCTTGTCAGCTGCTTCGATCCTCCCTGGTATCCCCACGGCCAATTTTGTTCCCCGGAAACATGCCAAAGCGGTTGAATTCTCCTCATTCACTTCCATTATTGTCGATGCGAAATACGCCAATGTCCGTGACAACAATGGGCAGACGTTGATTCCCCCCTCGTTAGCCGAGTTTGCTGAAACCTTTGCCGATGACTTATCTTCTTTGGGCTTCAAGCTGTCGACACGGGTGGGTACCAAGCCTCGTTCAGGGACGATCTTCTTGACCCTCGGCAGAACAAGCGATTATCTGGATGTCGCTGGCCGAGAGATCTCTGAGGGTTACTCGATTGATATCGACAAGTCCATCACGGTGAGAGGCGCCAGTCCGCTTGGTGTCTGGTGGGGGACTCGAACCATTCTTCAACAGATTTTACTTACAGATGCAAAATTGCTGTCTGGAAGTATTCACGATAGTCCCGGATGGGGATCTCGTGGCATGATGGTAAGCCTC CTCGATGCAGCTCGACAGTACTATCCTCCCGACTTTCTCGTGGAGCTCTGCTCATACATGTCCTTCTTCAAACAAAATACCCTCCACCTTCATCTTAGCGATAACCTCTGGAACAACCCAGAACTCTTTGACTTTGAAGAACAGATGAGGCTATACGCCACCTTCCGGCTGTACTCTGACGACCCGCGAGTCAAAGGGCTAAACAAGAGGCCAGAGGAGTCTTATACCCGTCAGGTTTTCGACGACATTCAGTCCAAGTGTGCTGCCCGTGGAGTCACTATTCTGCCCGAGATTGAGGCTCCAGGTCATGCTCTGGTCTTTTCTCAGTGGAAACCTCAGATCGGCATGTCTTCTGACTACACGCTGCTCAACATCACTCACCCGGAAACAATCCCAGCCGTCAAGACGGTGTGGAAGGTATTTTTGCCTTGGTTCCATAGCAAAACTGTCTCCATCGGTGCAGACGAATACAGAGACAGCAGCCTCGACGAAAA TGCTCTAACAGCTGAGTATGAGCGGTTCGTAAACGAGCTGAACCATTTCATCACTCAAGAATCCGGAAAGAAAGTCCGCATCTGGGGAACTTTTCCACCATCTTCGGGCAGCAACGTAGACAAGTCAGTCTCGATTCAGCATTGGGCCAACTTTGAAGCGCACGCCGTCACAGACTGGCTCGCCAACGACTACAACGTCCTGAACTCGGGAGACGACTTGTACGTCGTGTCGAAATGGTCAGCTGGCTACCCCCAGGTCCTGAATCAGACCTTCATCTTCCACGGGTCTCCTGACGGGAGTGCTTTTGCGCCAAACATTTTTGATCCTGCCAACGAGACCGAGAATACAGCACGCGATGATCCGAGGATCGAAGGTCACATCGCTCCTTTGTGGACTGACTGGGGCCCCAACTCGACTACCGTCTTGGAGGCATACTACAGCTGGCGGGATGGCCTTCCGGCTCTTGCCGACAAGCAATGGGGAGGCAAGTTAACTGAGCAGGAATATCCGTCGCTCTTTGGAACCCTTCAACCCTTTGTTCCTAACCAGAATCTGGATCGCCGGATTCATTCTAATGCCCCCACGATTCTGGAATATGACTTCTCCCACTCCGGTCCTCACGGCTTGGTCAAAGACAGGTCAGGCAACGGCTATGATGCCAAATCGTCTTGCAAAGGTTCCAAGGGGGGCGTCCGTCTCTCACCCTCCTGCAAGGTGACAACCCCGCTATCATCCAAAGGAAGAGACTATACCTTCTCATTCTCCATCAACCCAACATCCGGAAGCCCTGGGCCAATTTTCACAGGGCCCGACAGCTCGCTCTGGGTCGGACACGGAAGCACCACCAACGTAACCCTCGTGGCAGACGACTCAGCTTACACCCTAAACTACACCTTTCCCCTGAACAAGTGGACGAAGGCCAAGTTGATAGGCAAAGGATCTAGAACCTTCCTCgctgttgatggccttgatccAATGGAGTTTCTCACCAAGATTGGCATCCGTGGTAGGCGATATGTGTGGGACAAGATTGCAGTCGAAGCTCCGTTGAACGTGTTTGGCGGAGGAGACTTTGAGGGCATCCTGGGCTATGTCAAATTAGAAGATTATGCGTGA
- a CDS encoding GTP:AMP phosphotransferase, mitochondrial: MRLNKAARVILFGAPGVGKGTQSERLLARFPQLNSVSTGDLLRRNVKERTPLGIKVETTMKSGGLVADDLILRLISNELYTRGWLASRGPVMTLASEATAIGQHSYDGAPPVDSFISNPSLFDAHVPPRVSEDPNASFILDGFPRTAAQAAPLDKLIPINLVVSLKTPVSVILERIAGRWVHEPSGRVYNTSFNAPRVPRIDDVTGEPLIQRADDSEEVYRARFKKFQETSEPVLNHYAQKGVLVEIEGMSSDEISPKLFHEFEKRFVD, translated from the exons ATGAGACTGAACAAGGCTGCTCGAGTTATCCTCTTTGGTGCACCTGGCGTTGGTAAAGGAACCCAGAGCGAGCGGTTGCTCGCGCGCTTCCCGCAACTCAACTCTGTCAGCACTGGCGACCTCCTCCGTCGAAATGTCAAGGAAAGGACACCTCTCG GCATCAAGGTCGAGACTACGATGAAGTCTGGCGGTCTCGTCGCCGACGATCTCATCTTGCGACTCATTTCCAACGAGCTCTATACTCGCGGATGGCTGGCTAGTCGAGGACCTGTCATGACCCTCGCCTCCGAGGCGACCGCAATCGGCCAACATTCGTACGATGGGGCCCCTCCCGTGGACTCATTCATCAGCAATCCTTCCCTCTTTGACGCACATGTCCCGCCACGAGTCTCCGAAGACCCTAACGCCTCCTTTATCCTCGACGGTTTCCCCCGAACAGCCGCTCAGGCTGCTCCTCTCGACAAGCTGATTCCCATCAACCTTGTCGTTTCCCTCAAGACACCTGTATCTGTTATCCTGGAGCGAATCGCTGGTCGCTGGGTTCACGAGCCTTCGGGCCGAGTCTACAACACTTCCTTCAATGCGCCTCGCGTCCCTAGAATTGACGATGTTACTGGAGAGCCTCTCATCCAGCGGGCTGATGACTCGGAGGAAGTCTATCGTGCTCGTTTCAAGAAGTTCCAGGAGACGAGCGAGCCTGTTCTCAACCACTACGCCCAGAAGGGCGTTCTCGTCGAGATTGAGGGCATGAGCAGCGACGAGATCAGCCCCAAGCTGTTCCACGAGTTTGAGAAGCGCTTTGTCGACTAA
- a CDS encoding Glycoside hydrolase family 3, with protein MWSHLVLLGGISLALSSPVARQDANPPPYRNTSLCLDKRVDDLLSRMSLEEKAGQMFHARTQVVNNTFDETIEGYVKDKRITHYILSGGVNDARAVANWYNKLQKLAQDTSLGIPITISSDPQHGWTDDAAVSVVANGFSRWTEPLGIAALRSPQLARTFAEIAREEYVSVGIRQALHPQVDLSTEPRWGRIGGTLGEDANLTSALLVEYIKGFQGEKIGPHSVIATTKHFPGGGPMENGEDSHFPWGKNQTYPGNNQVYHLIPFKAAIAAGTRQMMPYYSRPIGTSWEEVAFGFNKGVVTDLLKNQLGFEGIVVTDWGIVTDRAWGLEDKTELERARRVIEAGCDIFGGETKPELVIELVKKGLVTEARIDESVRKLMKEKFELGLFDNPFVDADNAARVAGNPYFSRLGNETQRRAFTLLTNQNDILPLPLSALEAKFYIEGIEPEALESRNLKVVDKPEDADYAFLRLASPYKPTTGTGLAAMINNGTLEFNSTEKARQAKIYETVPTVVDIRLNRPAAVPEIAEKAAALFGNYGSSHDAFLDVVFGVDGWAPEGQLPFDLPRSDAAAEAAFEDVPFDTLNPVFRFGHGLRYKEECKAAGA; from the exons ATGTGGTCTCATCTAGTTCTCCTTGGAGGCATCTCACTGGCTCTTAGTAGCCCTGTTGCTCGTCAAGATGCAAACCCTCCCCCATATCGAAACACATCTCTCTGCTTAGACAAGCGTGTGGATGACCTCCTCTCCCGCATGTCCCTTGAGGAAAAGGCGGGGCAGATGTTCCATGCCCGTACTCAGGTTGTCAACAATACGTTCGATGAAACCATTGAGGGCTATGTAAAGGACAAGCGCATAACTCACTACATCTTGAGTGGAGGTGTCAATGACGCTCGCGCTGTGGCAAACTGGTACAACAAGCTCCAGAAGCTAGCCCAAGATACATCTCTGGGCATCCCTATCACCATCTCTTCTGATCCCCAGCACGGTTGGACGGACGATGCCGCAGTGTCAGTTGTAGCCAACGGCTTCTCTCGTTGGACCGAACCTCTTGGCATTGCTGCCCTGCGGTCCCCTCAGTTGGCTCGCACATTTGCTGAGATTGCTCGGGAGGAGTACGTTTCCGTGGGAATCCGCCaggctcttcatcctcaggTGGATCTTTCCACTGAGCCTCGATGGGGTCGAATTGGTGGTACCCTGGGCGAGGACGCCAACCTGACAAGCGCCCTGCTTGTTGAATACATCAAGGGCTTTCAGGGTGAGAAGATTGGACCTCACTCGGTCATTGCAACAACAAAGCACTTCCCCGGTGGTGGTCCTATGGAGAATGGAGAGGACTCTCACTTTCCTTGG GGCAAAAACCAGACGTACCCTGGTAACAACCAGGTTTATCACTTGATCCCCTTCAAGGCGGCAATTGCTGCTGGCACAAGGCAGATGATGCCCTACTACTCGAGACCCATCGGAACTTCATGGGAAGAGGTTGCCTTTGGATTCAACAAGGGAGTTGTCACCGACCTCCTTAAGAACCAACTTGGCTTTGAGGGTATCGTCGTTACAGACTGGGGCATCGTCACTGACCGAGCTTGGGGTCTGGAGGACAAGACCGAGCTCGAGCGTGCCCGCCGTGTCATTGAAGCCGGCTGTGATATCTTTGGTGGCGAGACGAAGCCTGAGTTGGTTATTGAGCTCGTCAAGAAGGGCTTGGTGACTGAGGCTCGCATCGACGAGTCGGTCCGCAAGCTGATGAAGGAAAAGTTTGAGTTGGGACTCTTCGACAACCCCTTCGTGGATGCCGACAATGCTGCGCGTGTGGCTGGCAACCCTTACTTCAGCCGTCTGGGCAACGAGACGCAGCGTCGGGCCTTCACTCTGCTCACTAACCAGAATGACATCCTGCCTCTACCTCTGTCGGCGCTCGAGGCCAAGTTCTACATCGAAGGCATTGAACCCGAGGCCCTGGAGTCGCGAAACCTCAAGGTGGTGGACAAGCCAGAGGATGCAGACTACGCGTTCCTCCGTCTCGCGTCTCCTTACAAGCCTACCACTGGCACTGGCCTAGCTGCGATGATCAACAATGGTACTCTCGAGTTCAACTCTACCGAAAAGGCGCGTCAGGCCAAGATCTACGAGACTGTCCCAACTGTCGTGGACATCAGACTCAACCGACCAGCCGCGGTGCCTGAGATTGCAGAGAAGGCGGCGGCGCTGTTTGGCAACTACGGCAGCAGCCACGATGCGTTCCTGGATGTCGTGTTTGGCGTTGACGGTTGGGCTCCTGAAGGACAATTGCCGTTTGACCTTCCGCGATCCGATGCTGCGGCCGAAGCGGCATTTGAGGATGTGCCGTTTGATACGCTGAACCCAGTGTTTAGATTTGGACATGGATTGCGGTATAAGGAGGAGTGCAAAGCAGCTGGAGCGTGA
- a CDS encoding Zn(2)-C6 fungal-type domain-containing protein, protein MSKRTWSETENGTAGAEQQFPPQISRKVKACTACRRHKIKCLIDESGPPCRRCAEKNLSCVLGKSLQTILDEKSQFSQDVLQDLEQMHGFLKQVAGKLDLELPALRSSAGAELPKEDSPGHSIPSNKGHHVPSRDNSPKLMPEDEGLPYVPIHSLYALTKLRALRSPDDVDSQHSQGIDDFITRRSISLADAERLFSFYRRRLNPYIYLIGCPYESLQELRQKSQFLLVAILTVASLHDSTADSLYPICSSEFRRLIEMTIFERRLDRDYLRALCIGSYWLSDVSWMLSGHAIRRAAEFDLHNSYDRAIEDSSAEDADCARIWYILYVCDQQLATLYGRPSIVQEDAATQSVINFLHCPVANEEDRRLLSQVASVSILRSIRELFSINKGKPIPRMHLNHITHFRKQLDQWFDFWTKQVQEQWPGIGGFPRKGIILHYNFVQLYLYSHVFRGLSKNDPVPHYFLDCALNAISTATTIIDKFINDPDVALGIVGMPSYVHSMTAFASMFLTKVATKYDDLIEKEKVYDLITGLVQQFRSQPAGKWHLANLMISGLERMAQTLKPVAPGEAGIGTGLEMDPSMDTTGQMPGVDNLFSDLAGDFFFNYDMSFGLSGPS, encoded by the exons ATGTCGAAACGAACTTGGTCAGAGACCGAGAACGGCACCGCCGGAGCTGAGCAGCAGTTTCCTCCGCAGATCTCGAGAAAGGTCAAGGCCTGCACGGCTTGCCGGAGACACAAG ATAAAATGCTTGATTGACGAGAGTGGTCCGCCATGTCGACGGTGCGCGGAGAAGAACTTGAGTTGTGTCTTGGGCAAGAGTCTTCAGACCATTCTGGATGAGAAGTCACA GTTCTCTCAGGATGTGCTACAAGATCTTGAACAGATGCATGGCTTTCTCAAGCAAGTCGCCGGAAAACTTGACCTGGAATTACCAGCTCTCCGCTCATCCGCTGGTGCGGAACTCCCTAAAGAGGACTCTCCCGGTCACTCAATACCCTCCAACAAGGGTCATCACGTTCCATCCCGCGATAACTCGCCCAAGCTGATGCCGGAAGATGAGGGCCTCCCTTATGTGCCCATCCACTCTCTCTATGCCCTCACAAAACTGCGGGCTCTTCGATCTCCCGACGACGTCGATTCACAACATAGCCAAGGCATCGATGACTTCATCACAAGACGCTCCATCTCTTTGGCTGATGCAGAGAGACTATTCAGCTTCTACCGGAGGCGCCTAAATCCATACATCTACCTCATCGGCTGCCCCTACGAGTCATTACAAGAACTAAGACAAAAAAGCCAGTTCTTGCTCGTAGCCATTCTCACAGTTGCCTCACTGCACGATTCAACAGCCGACTCCCTGTATCCCATCTGCAGCTCCGAGTTTCGAAGGCTCATAGAGATGACAATCTTTGAGAGACGACTAGACCGTGACTACCTGCGAGCTCTCTGTATTGGTTCCTACTGGCTGAGTGATGTATCGTGGATGCTTTCTGGGCATGCGATCCGTCGAGCTGCTGAATTTGATCTTCACAATAGCTACGACAGAGCTATCGAGGATTCAAGTGCCGAAGACGCTGACTGCGCGAGGATATGGTACATTCTCTATGTCTGCGACCAACAACTAGCAACCTTGTATGGCCGGCCATCAATCGTGCAAGAAGATGCTGCAACACAGAGCGTGATCAACTTTCTCCACTGTCCAGTCGCGAATGAAGAGGACCGACGTCTTCTTAGTCAAGTTGCGTCAGTCAGTATCCTCAGGAGTATCAGGGAGTTGTTCAGCATCAACAAGGGCAAGCCAATCCCGAGGATGCATCTAAATCACATCACCCACTTTCGAAAGCAGCTTGACCAGTGGTTCGACTTTTGGACGAAACAGGTTCAAG AGCAATGGCCTGGCATCGGAGGTTTCCCCCGCAAAGGCATCATCCTCCACTACAACTTTGTTCAGCTCTACCTCTACTCCCACGTCTTCCGCGGCTTATCGAAGAACGACCCCGTCCCACACTACTTTCTCGATTGTGCCCTCAACGCCATTTCGACTGCGACAACAATCATCGACAAGTTCATAAACGATCCCGATGTCGCCCTGGGCATCGTCGGCATGCCCTCATACGTCCACTCTATGACGGCATTCGCTTCTATGTTTCTCACCAAAGTCGCAACCAAATACGACGATCTCAtagagaaagaaaaggtgTATGATCTAATCACAGGCCTTGTACAACAGTTTCGGTCACAACCAGCAGGAAAATGGCATCTAGCCAACCTAATGATTAGTGGGCTAGAGAGGATGGCGCAAACACTCAAGCCTGTTGCCCCAGGAGAGGCGGGAATCGGCACGGGTCTCGAAATGGATCCAAGCATGGACACGACAGGTCAGATGCCCGGCGTGGATAACCTCTTTTCTGATTTGGCGGGCGATTTCTTTTTCAACTACGACATGAGCTTTGGACTTTCTGGCCCATCGTAA
- a CDS encoding Letm1 RBD domain-containing protein translates to MSASSNVARRAVARNPLLGNARALSRGVSPAVLGRHVSRHAKVPAIAILIPLRSMGTEHHRPDGPLSGPPPGFNAEMAKKPLPKDPSTTVAKKEEKKLDAQPKESAVAKPAEASAEATKAEVVSTKEGVMEKSDAAKKDQEEKKLTLWQKVKKEAQHYWDGSKLLGTEIKISWRLALKMAAGYELTRRENKQLQRTVQDLGRLVPFSVFIIVPLGEALLPLALKLFPNMLPSTFEGPKSKEAKATLLRSTRKEVSTFLRQTLGETGLPLSQATTQREEFSNFFRKVRATGEAPTAEDVIKVCKVFRDDLTLDNLSRPQLVSMCRYMNLNTFGTDMMLRYQIRHRMRQIKRDDKAISFEGVDSLTVAELQGACAARGIRTHSVSPARMRSDLQTWLDLRLKEGVPSTLLVLSNAYMYGQGSGEGSSQIEALVGVLSAIPEELYHEIELEVHTAEGAATNKQRLEVIKEQQDLIEDEAEQDHASTSSGFATPRDVDDIDEKEERQALAEAEGLGKKQVGEMVDAEKELNKAAETAEMVEAEIKASAGAAKEEQK, encoded by the exons ATGAGCGCTTCCTCCAACGTCGCTCGCAGGGCCGTTGCCCGGAACCCCTTGTTGGGTAATG CCAGGGCTCTCTCTCGCGGTGTTTCTCCCGCCGTTCTCGGTCGCCATGTCAGCCGCCATGCTAAGGTTCCGGCCATTGCCATCTTGATCCCGCTCCGATCAATGGGCACCGAGCACCATCGCCCCGACGGACCCCTATCCGGCCCGCCCCCTGGATTCAACGCCGAGATGGCTAAGAAGCCTCTCCCGAAGGATCCCAGCACTACagtcgccaagaaggaggagaagaagcttgatGCCCAGCCCAAGGAGTCCGCGGTTGCGAAGCCCGCTGAAGCTTCAGCCGAGGCGACCAAGGCAGAGGTTGTTTCAACCAAGGAGGGTGTCATGGAGAAGTCAGAtgccgccaagaaggaccaggaggagaagaagttgacCCTGTGGcaaaaggtcaagaaggaggcccAACACTACTGGGACGGATCCAAGCTGCTCGGCACCGAGATCAAAATCAGCTGGCGATTGGCCCTCAAGATGGCTGCTGGATATGAGCTTACCCGTCGCGAGAACAAGCAACTGCAGCGAACAGTCCAAGACCTGGGTCGGTTAGTGCCCTTTTCCGTCTTCATTATCGTCCCTCTCGGTGAGGCGCTTCTGCCCCTCGCCCTCAAACTCTTCCCCAACATGCTCCCCAGCACGTTTGAGGGTcccaagtccaaggaggccaaggccactCTTTTGCGATCGACGCGAAAGGAAGTCAGCACTTTCCTCCGACAGACACTCGGAGAGACAGGTCTGCCTCTGAGCCAGGCTACAACACAAAGAGAGGAGTTTTCCAACTTTTTCCGCAAGGTGCGGGCCACCGGCGAGGCTCCCACTGCCGAGGATGTCATCAAGGTCTGCAAGGTGTTCCGGGATGATTTGACCCTCGACAACTTGTCACGACCCCAGCTGGTTTCCATGTGCCGATACATGAACCTCAACACATTCGGAACAGACATGATGCTCCGATACCAGATCCGTCACCGTATGCGACAGATCAAGCGAgacgacaaggccatcaGCTTTGAGGGCGTTGACAGCCTGACCGTGGCCGAGCTCCAAGGCGCTTGCGCTGCCCGAGGTATCCGAACACACAGCGTTTCCCCCGCCCGGATGCGAAGCGATCTCCAGACCTGGCTCGACCTCCGACTTAAGGAGGGCGTTCCCTCAACACTGCTCGTGCTGAGCAACGCCTACATGTACGGTCAGGGTTCGGGTGAGGGCTCCAGTCAGATTGAGGCCCTCGTCGGTGTCCTGTCGGCCATTCCCGAGGAGCTCTACCACGAGATTGAGCTCGAGGTTCACACCGCCGAGGGTGCGGCTACCAACAAGCAGCGACTCGAGGTTATCAAGGAGCAGCAGGATCTTATCGAGGATGAGGCCGAGCAAGACCACGCCAGCACAAGCTCTGGCTTTGCCACACCCCGAGATGTTGATGATATtgatgagaaggaggagagacAAGCTCTTGCTGAGGCCGAGGGCCTAGGTAAGAAGCAAGTCGGTGAGATGGTGGATGCAGAGAAGGAACTGAACAAGGCTGCTGAGACGGCCGAGATGGTGGAGGCTGAGATCAAAGCGAGCGCTGGCGCGGCGAAGGAGGAGCAGAAGTGA